From one Rattus norvegicus strain BN/NHsdMcwi chromosome 7, GRCr8, whole genome shotgun sequence genomic stretch:
- the Myc gene encoding myc proto-oncogene protein (non-AUG (CUG) translation initiation codon), whose protein sequence is MNFLWEVENPTVTTMPLNVSFANRNYDLDYDSVQPYFICDEEENFYHQQQQSELQPPAPSEDIWKKFELLPTPPLSPSRRSGLCSPSYVAVATSFSPREDDDGGGGNFSTADQLEMMTELLGGDMVNQSFICDPDDETFIKNIIIQDCMWSGFSAAAKLVSEKLASYQAARKDSTSLSPARGHSVCSTSSLYLQDLTAAASECIDPSVVFPYPLNDSSSPKSCTSSDSTAFSSSSDSLLSSESSPRATPEPLVLHEETPPTTSSDSEEEQDDEEEIDVVSVEKRQPPAKRSESGSSPSRGHSKPPHSPLVLKRCHVSTHQHNYAAPPSTRKDYPAAKRAKLDSGRVLKQISNNRKCSSPRSSDTEENDKRRTHNVLERQRRNELKRSFFALRDQIPELENNEKAPKVVILKKATAYILSVQADEHKLISEKDLLRKRREQLKHKLEQLRNSGA, encoded by the exons CTGAATTTCCTTTGGGAGGTGGAAAACCCG ACAGTCACGACGATGCCCCTCAACGTGAGCTTCGCTAACAGGAACTATGACCTCGACTACGACTCGGTGCAGCCCTATTTCATCTGCGACGAGGAAGAGAATTTCTATCACCAGCAACAGCAGAGCGAGCTGCAGCCGCCCGCACCCAGTGAGGATATCTGGAAGAAATTCGAGCTGCTGCCCACCCCGCCCCTGTCCCCCAGCCGCCGCTCCGGGCTCTGCTCTCCGTCCTATGTTGCGGTCGCTACGTCCTTCTCCCCAAGGGAGGACGATGACGGTGGCGGTGGCAACTTCTCCACCGCCGATCAGCTGGAGATGATGACCGAGCTACTTGGAGGAGACATGGTGAATCAGAGCTTCATCTGCGATCCTGACGATGAGACCTTCATCAAGAACATCATCATCCAGGACTGTATGTGGAGCGGCTTCTCGGCCGCTGCCAAACTGGTCTCCGAGAAGCTGGCCTCTTACCAGGCTGCGCGCAAAGACAGCACCAGCCTGAGCCCCGCCCGCGGGCACAGCGTCTGCTCCACCTCCAGCCTGTACCTGCAGGACCTCACCGCCGCAGCGTCCGAGTGCATCGACCCCTCAGTGGTCTTCCCCTACCCGCTCAACGACAGCAGCTCGCCCAAATCCTGTACCTCGTCCGATTCCACGGCCTTCTCTTCTTCCTCGGACTCGCTGCTGTCCTCCGAGTCCTCCCCACGGGCCACCCCTGAGCCCCTAGTGCTGCATGAAGAGACACCGCCCACCACCAGCAGCGACTCTG AAGAAGAACAAGATGATGAGGAAGAAATTGATGTGGTGTCTGTGGAAAAGAGGCAACCCCCTGCCAAGAGGTCCGAGTCAGGGTCATCCCCATCAAGAGGCCACAGCAAACCTCCACACAGCCCACTGGTCCTCAAGAGGTGCCATGTCTCTACTCACCAGCACAATTATGCAGCACCCCCCTCCACAAGGAAGGACTATCCAGCTGCCAAGAGGGCCAAGTTGGACAGTGGCAGGGTCCTGAAACAGATCAGCAACAACCGCAAATGCTCCAGCCCCAGGTCCTCAGACACCGAGGAAAACGACAAGAGGCGGACACACAACGTCTTGGAACGTCAGAGGAGAAACGAGCTGAAGCGTAGCTTTTTTGCCCTGCGCGACCAGATCCCTGAGTTGGAAAACAACGAAAAGGCCCCCAAGGTAGTTATCCTCAAAAAAGCCACCGCCTACATCCTGTCCGTTCAAGCAGATGAGCACAAACTCATCTCAGAAAAGGACTTACTGAGGAAACGGCGAGAACAGTTGAAACACAAACTCGAACAGCTTCGAAACTCTGGTGCATAA